From Methanococcus maripaludis, the proteins below share one genomic window:
- a CDS encoding HypC/HybG/HupF family hydrogenase formation chaperone, protein MCLAIPSVVIDIFEEDGEKYALAEYKGVKQKAKLALIEGVEIGDYVLIHTGYALEKMSEDEAKLSLDAWEELFDVLDEMDGVKKENSE, encoded by the coding sequence ATGTGTCTTGCAATTCCATCAGTAGTTATCGATATATTCGAAGAAGATGGTGAAAAATATGCTCTTGCAGAATACAAGGGTGTAAAACAAAAAGCAAAACTTGCACTCATAGAGGGCGTTGAAATTGGGGATTATGTATTGATCCACACGGGATACGCTCTTGAAAAAATGAGTGAAGATGAAGCAAAATTGAGTTTGGATGCATGGGAAGAATTGTTTGATGTACTCGATGAAATGGATGGAGTCAAAAAAGAAAATTCTGAATAA
- a CDS encoding GTPase, with translation MLNNSVKHLKMDTMENKIPMRRMVHKIIYECNIVLLVVDARDPETTRNRALEEYTIEKNKKLIYVINKSDLVPKKILEKWKNKFKSENPDSSVVFVSAKEKLGTKMLRDEIKTYLNSNSIKYGQVGIVGYPNVGKSSIINALTGKKSARSGLTAGLTVGEQWVKLTKDIKLLDSPGIIEPKDEDELVISGALRYEKADDVISPALKILSRIHTFDNTILKEYYGFEIGEEINIELLEKIGTKLNFLTKDGKIDIDRTSKSIIREFQNGKLNYHRMNLKKYEQKRTKNIDFITKYLKDFPFINDADQIILHLENIDELGKLNTRPVIGIKELDDAFVIISFSEKSRDTGRKKVEELARTSDIELYSLGDGRIGKHRIYVGVGEKR, from the coding sequence ATGTTAAATAACTCAGTAAAACACCTAAAGATGGATACTATGGAAAACAAAATCCCCATGAGAAGAATGGTTCATAAAATTATATACGAATGCAATATTGTACTTTTAGTCGTTGACGCAAGGGATCCAGAAACTACCCGAAACAGAGCTCTTGAAGAGTACACTATTGAAAAAAATAAAAAATTAATTTACGTAATTAACAAATCAGATTTAGTTCCCAAAAAAATCCTCGAAAAATGGAAAAACAAATTCAAATCTGAAAATCCGGATTCTTCCGTAGTTTTTGTAAGTGCCAAAGAAAAATTAGGTACCAAGATGTTAAGGGATGAAATTAAGACTTACCTAAATTCAAACAGCATAAAATATGGCCAGGTAGGAATTGTAGGGTATCCAAATGTTGGAAAATCCTCAATAATCAATGCATTAACGGGTAAAAAAAGTGCAAGAAGTGGACTTACCGCAGGATTAACAGTTGGAGAACAGTGGGTAAAATTAACAAAAGACATTAAACTATTAGATTCTCCAGGGATAATTGAGCCAAAAGATGAAGATGAACTTGTAATATCTGGCGCATTAAGATATGAAAAGGCGGATGACGTTATATCCCCAGCATTAAAGATATTAAGCCGTATTCATACATTCGATAACACGATTTTGAAAGAATACTACGGTTTTGAAATTGGTGAAGAGATAAATATAGAACTTCTTGAAAAAATCGGAACTAAATTAAATTTCCTTACAAAAGACGGTAAAATCGATATTGACAGGACTTCAAAAAGCATAATTAGAGAGTTCCAGAATGGAAAATTAAACTACCACAGAATGAACTTAAAAAAATACGAACAGAAAAGAACTAAAAACATCGATTTTATAACCAAATATTTAAAAGACTTCCCATTTATCAACGATGCCGATCAGATTATCTTGCATCTTGAAAATATAGATGAACTTGGAAAGTTAAACACGAGACCGGTTATTGGAATAAAAGAATTAGATGATGCTTTTGTAATTATCTCATTTTCTGAAAAATCAAGAGATACTGGCAGAAAAAAAGTTGAAGAGCTTGCAAGAACAAGTGATATCGAATTGTATTCTCTTGGTGATGGCAGAATTGGAAAACACAGAATCTACGTTGGAGTAGGCGAAAAAAGGTAA
- a CDS encoding 30S ribosomal protein S11, producing the protein MSQKWGLVHIYASYNNTILHVTDLTGAETIAKVSGGMIVRNQRDESSPYAAMQAAFKIADLMRDKGIDQVHVKVRATGGQKSKNPGPGAQAAIRALSRAGIRIGRIEDATPIPHDGTTPKRKNR; encoded by the coding sequence ATGAGTCAAAAATGGGGATTAGTACACATTTATGCATCATACAACAATACAATTCTCCACGTTACTGATTTAACTGGAGCAGAAACAATCGCTAAAGTTTCAGGCGGTATGATTGTAAGAAACCAGAGAGATGAATCATCTCCATACGCTGCAATGCAAGCTGCATTCAAAATAGCAGACTTGATGAGAGATAAAGGAATTGATCAGGTACACGTAAAGGTCAGAGCTACAGGCGGCCAGAAATCCAAAAACCCAGGACCTGGTGCACAAGCTGCTATCAGAGCATTATCAAGAGCAGGAATCAGAATCGGAAGAATTGAAGATGCTACACCAATTCCACACGATGGTACTACACCAAAAAGAAAGAACAGATAA
- a CDS encoding YqaA family protein: MDFVAVGMDLVNTYGLLAIFLIGFSEPIFQPIPTEVFMVGGLALGLDWRYVILVSTLGSTLGGIVTYFIASKYGENLFLKLFNKEKYSSAEEFLTKWGPLGIIIISFTPIPFEVICWLSGIFKMPFKIYVSALIISRIIKHGLVVLPFAALGSIFPF; the protein is encoded by the coding sequence ATGGATTTTGTTGCAGTGGGTATGGACCTTGTTAATACATATGGACTTTTGGCTATTTTTTTAATTGGATTTTCAGAGCCAATTTTCCAACCAATTCCAACCGAAGTTTTTATGGTGGGCGGCCTTGCTCTCGGACTTGATTGGCGGTATGTAATATTGGTATCCACGTTAGGGAGTACGTTAGGGGGAATTGTAACATATTTTATAGCTTCGAAATATGGTGAAAATCTATTTTTAAAACTATTTAACAAAGAAAAGTATTCAAGCGCAGAAGAATTTTTAACTAAATGGGGCCCTCTTGGAATAATTATTATAAGTTTCACCCCAATTCCATTTGAGGTTATCTGCTGGCTTTCAGGGATATTTAAAATGCCATTTAAAATTTACGTTTCAGCATTGATTATAAGCAGGATTATAAAACACGGGCTTGTAGTACTTCCTTTTGCGGCTTTAGGCAGTATATTTCCTTTTTAA
- a CDS encoding FAD-dependent oxidoreductase, with protein MIAVVGGGPAGLSCAHALAKRGLDVELYEMDKLGGTCLNYGCRYVNALKEVADIIDNLNAITGKKHDLNDIISLDELHEKVYKIHKSMRENAKKTLEKKGIFVKFEEFKEDYEKKYDYVVYATGQNYSKNYLGIECATHKELPYLKKLPKKILIIGGGTVAAEYASIFSIFGSDVTVYARSKFLKKIKDDEVRDYIINDLSNFKITNNEEEMKKMLYNDEYFNILAIGGKKRYETNEYFQVSGKSKVYACGDSVRGGYTPIANREGRIVAENIFNEINNLPLKKMDYGVEVATIRMPINISVVGKQTNDFKTSYNRPGTGYYFKKAEKRGMNRIYYENGKAVGAVVMTNSTELAPYFAQYLKGIEVYKDFVEVYPTTDPFYWQF; from the coding sequence ATGATTGCAGTTGTAGGTGGAGGACCTGCAGGTCTTTCATGTGCTCACGCACTCGCTAAACGGGGGCTTGATGTTGAACTCTACGAAATGGATAAACTCGGGGGAACCTGCCTAAATTACGGTTGTAGGTATGTAAATGCTTTGAAAGAAGTTGCAGACATAATTGATAATTTAAATGCAATAACTGGAAAAAAACATGATTTAAATGATATAATTTCACTTGACGAACTTCATGAAAAAGTTTATAAAATTCACAAATCGATGCGAGAAAATGCAAAAAAAACGCTTGAAAAAAAGGGAATTTTTGTAAAATTTGAAGAGTTTAAGGAAGATTATGAAAAAAAATACGATTACGTGGTTTATGCGACAGGGCAAAATTATTCTAAAAATTATTTAGGAATTGAATGTGCAACACACAAAGAACTTCCATATTTAAAAAAATTGCCAAAAAAAATTTTAATAATTGGTGGTGGGACTGTTGCAGCAGAATATGCTTCGATTTTTTCTATTTTTGGAAGTGATGTAACAGTTTATGCAAGGTCAAAATTCTTAAAAAAAATTAAAGATGATGAAGTCAGGGATTACATCATAAATGACCTTTCAAATTTTAAAATAACAAATAATGAAGAAGAAATGAAGAAAATGCTTTACAATGACGAATATTTTAATATTTTGGCGATAGGCGGTAAAAAAAGATATGAAACAAACGAATATTTTCAGGTTTCTGGAAAATCAAAAGTTTATGCGTGTGGAGATTCAGTAAGGGGCGGATATACACCAATTGCCAACCGGGAAGGCAGAATTGTTGCAGAAAATATATTTAATGAGATAAATAATCTTCCCTTAAAAAAAATGGATTATGGGGTGGAAGTTGCTACAATTCGAATGCCAATTAATATATCCGTTGTTGGAAAACAGACTAATGATTTTAAAACGTCTTACAACCGTCCGGGAACAGGATATTACTTCAAAAAAGCTGAAAAACGTGGAATGAATAGAATTTATTATGAAAATGGAAAAGCAGTTGGAGCAGTTGTAATGACTAATTCGACTGAGCTTGCACCGTATTTTGCACAGTACTTAAAAGGAATTGAAGTTTACAAAGATTTTGTGGAAGTTTACCCAACAACAGATCCTTTTTACTGGCAGTTTTAA
- a CDS encoding phosphopyruvate hydratase family protein, giving the protein MENSTSIKRITAKKVFKDSKIQVRIATLTDKGIGYDTINAENPDYIISDVENVIAPELVGYPAYDQDIIDSIICDTSVDSPKATMGTSLSVARAAANSIEIPLFKHIGGVLSTNLPIVGCSLVSDGLNQLLTIPMAESIGEMVYIYNKLLSELSEEYAFKNNYGEYISKNLFNDIGKFKGIVANISEEEDIEILVGAKISEFSPEIEELDYLESSEIIEFDGILCTENIDEEADFSKVDPYLMGTLTEMNYYINYTIEKGLTPTISGNNTSFPHIAIGFKVPFLRANINSKVLNEIWNIERILNSPNITRF; this is encoded by the coding sequence GTGGAAAACAGCACATCCATAAAAAGGATAACTGCAAAAAAGGTTTTTAAAGACTCAAAAATCCAAGTAAGGATTGCTACACTGACCGATAAAGGAATTGGTTATGATACAATAAATGCAGAAAATCCTGACTATATAATTTCTGATGTCGAAAATGTAATTGCTCCAGAGCTTGTTGGATATCCTGCGTATGACCAAGATATCATTGATTCAATAATATGTGACACCTCAGTAGACAGCCCAAAAGCTACAATGGGTACCTCGTTAAGTGTTGCAAGAGCTGCTGCAAACAGTATTGAAATTCCATTGTTTAAGCATATTGGTGGAGTATTATCGACAAATCTCCCGATTGTAGGATGTTCTTTAGTTTCAGACGGTTTAAACCAGCTTTTGACAATCCCTATGGCTGAATCGATTGGCGAAATGGTATATATTTACAATAAATTATTATCAGAACTTTCTGAAGAATACGCTTTTAAAAATAATTATGGAGAATATATTTCTAAAAATTTATTCAACGACATTGGAAAATTCAAAGGAATTGTCGCAAATATTTCAGAAGAAGAAGATATCGAAATATTAGTTGGTGCAAAAATTTCTGAATTTAGCCCTGAAATCGAGGAACTCGATTACTTAGAAAGTTCCGAAATAATCGAATTCGACGGAATTTTATGTACTGAAAATATCGATGAAGAAGCGGATTTTTCAAAAGTAGACCCATATTTAATGGGAACACTTACAGAAATGAATTATTATATCAATTACACAATTGAAAAAGGATTAACTCCAACAATTTCTGGAAACAACACATCATTTCCCCACATAGCAATTGGATTTAAAGTTCCGTTTTTGCGTGCAAATATTAACTCGAAAGTATTAAATGAAATCTGGAACATTGAACGGATTTTAAACAGCCCCAATATTACAAGATTTTAA
- a CDS encoding 4Fe-4S dicluster domain-containing protein, whose protein sequence is MSVVIDYDKCKGPECAECVNTCPVEVFEIQDDKVVVAKESDCTLCMVCVDVCPTDAITVKED, encoded by the coding sequence ATGAGTGTTGTAATTGATTATGATAAATGTAAAGGCCCAGAATGTGCCGAATGTGTAAACACATGTCCTGTAGAAGTTTTTGAAATTCAGGACGACAAAGTAGTTGTTGCAAAAGAATCAGACTGTACATTATGTATGGTATGCGTTGATGTATGCCCAACTGATGCAATAACAGTAAAAGAAGACTAA
- a CDS encoding DNA-directed RNA polymerase subunit D — protein sequence MKMELKAPLSFSSALRRIMISEVPTYAIENVYFYENTSSMYDEVLAHRLGLIPIKGVPVSGDEVIVLTISKEGPCTVYSSDLKSESGEPAFENIPIVKLAEDQKLELETEALVGTGKIHAKWQPCNASYKQISNDEVEFKIESFGNMDAEDIIRSSLEILKNKAEKFLLELEGQELSDEN from the coding sequence ATGAAAATGGAATTAAAAGCCCCTTTATCTTTTTCCAGTGCATTGAGAAGAATAATGATTTCAGAAGTTCCTACATATGCTATTGAAAATGTATACTTTTATGAAAACACATCTTCAATGTACGATGAAGTTCTAGCTCACAGACTTGGATTAATTCCAATAAAAGGAGTTCCGGTAAGCGGTGATGAAGTTATAGTACTTACAATATCCAAAGAAGGACCTTGTACAGTATATTCATCAGATTTAAAATCAGAATCCGGTGAGCCTGCTTTTGAAAATATTCCTATAGTAAAATTAGCAGAAGACCAAAAACTTGAGTTAGAAACCGAAGCTCTTGTTGGCACAGGAAAAATTCATGCAAAATGGCAACCCTGCAATGCAAGTTACAAACAAATATCAAATGACGAAGTGGAATTTAAAATTGAGTCATTCGGAAACATGGATGCTGAAGACATTATAAGATCTTCACTTGAAATTTTAAAAAATAAAGCTGAAAAATTCTTATTAGAATTAGAAGGCCAAGAATTAAGTGACGAAAATTAA
- a CDS encoding 50S ribosomal protein L18e has translation MKKIMSTNPKTPELIQKLKEESFKNSAPIWKDVAKKLAKPARKKVEVNVSKISRYASEGDVLLIPGKVLGAGSLKVNVTVAAFSFSETAKSAIEAVGGKCLTIEELIAENPKGSKVTIMA, from the coding sequence ATGAAAAAAATCATGTCAACAAACCCAAAAACTCCTGAATTGATTCAGAAGTTAAAAGAAGAATCATTCAAAAACAGCGCACCAATCTGGAAAGATGTTGCTAAAAAGTTAGCTAAACCAGCTAGAAAAAAAGTTGAAGTAAACGTAAGCAAAATCAGCAGATATGCATCAGAAGGCGATGTATTATTAATTCCAGGCAAAGTACTCGGTGCTGGGTCATTAAAAGTAAACGTAACCGTTGCAGCATTTTCATTCTCAGAAACTGCGAAATCAGCAATTGAAGCTGTAGGCGGAAAATGTTTAACAATCGAAGAACTTATTGCAGAAAACCCTAAAGGTTCTAAAGTAACCATTATGGCGTAA
- a CDS encoding DNA-directed RNA polymerase subunit K: MKLTKFETARLIGARSLQISDGAPLAIESEKTSSLDLADDEVKQGKLPLCVKKQAKN, translated from the coding sequence ATGAAATTAACCAAATTTGAAACTGCGCGATTAATCGGTGCAAGATCCCTCCAAATTTCGGACGGTGCTCCACTCGCAATCGAATCAGAAAAGACTTCATCGTTAGATCTAGCAGATGATGAAGTAAAACAGGGTAAACTCCCATTATGTGTTAAAAAACAGGCTAAAAATTAA
- a CDS encoding 30S ribosomal protein S9, with protein sequence MKVVHTVGKRRTAIARATAKEGSGKIRINKKPLELMEPKYIKMKLMEPVILAGEALSSIDVDIDVKGGGIVSQMDATRTALGKAIVEFTGKMDLKEKFLSYDRTLLVSDARRTEPHKPSKSSKGPRAKRQKSYR encoded by the coding sequence GTGAAAGTAGTCCACACAGTAGGTAAAAGAAGAACCGCAATTGCAAGAGCTACTGCAAAAGAAGGAAGCGGTAAAATCAGAATTAACAAAAAACCATTAGAATTAATGGAACCTAAATACATCAAAATGAAATTAATGGAACCTGTTATCTTAGCAGGCGAAGCTTTAAGCAGCATTGATGTAGATATTGATGTTAAAGGTGGCGGTATAGTAAGCCAAATGGATGCTACAAGAACCGCTTTAGGTAAAGCTATTGTTGAATTTACTGGTAAAATGGATTTGAAAGAAAAATTCTTAAGTTACGACAGAACATTACTTGTCAGTGACGCAAGAAGAACCGAACCACACAAACCAAGTAAGTCCTCAAAAGGTCCAAGAGCTAAAAGACAGAAATCATACAGATAA
- the aroC gene encoding chorismate synthase, giving the protein MNTFGDNFRVTTWGESHGKALGAVVDGCPANLPILEEDIQNELNRRRPGYSIFSTPRKEEDKVEILSGIFEGKTTGTPISGLVFNKGQKSKDYSKIKDTPRPGHADLNYFLKYGNYDYRGGGRSSGRTTIGNVIGGAVAKKLIEFTHNIKIIGYSTKIGKIKGDFDYYKNPKFFESDSNIEKLFEKTENNPLRCPSKNSDEMKNYVLDAMDKKDSVGGIIEIIIKGIPQGVGNPVFNKLEGKLGSAFIGINAVKGFEIGRGFESSELYGSEMNDEYYIDENSINEKTNNAGGIIGGISTGSPVVIRVSIKPTPSISKIQDSVNLISNETEKIEIGGRHDPIIVPRVIPVLESMAAITVADLMISGGYIHPCRL; this is encoded by the coding sequence TTGAACACTTTTGGGGATAATTTTAGAGTAACGACTTGGGGGGAAAGCCACGGAAAAGCATTAGGTGCAGTAGTTGATGGATGTCCTGCAAATCTACCCATTTTAGAAGAAGATATTCAAAATGAATTGAACAGAAGAAGACCCGGATACAGTATATTCTCAACACCGCGAAAAGAAGAAGATAAAGTGGAAATTCTTTCAGGGATATTTGAAGGAAAAACTACAGGTACACCGATTTCAGGACTCGTATTTAACAAAGGACAAAAATCAAAGGATTACAGCAAAATTAAAGATACCCCAAGACCAGGACATGCTGATTTAAACTACTTTTTAAAGTACGGAAATTACGACTACAGGGGCGGTGGAAGAAGTAGCGGAAGAACCACAATTGGAAACGTGATTGGTGGAGCAGTTGCTAAAAAATTAATTGAATTTACGCACAATATTAAAATAATCGGTTACTCTACAAAAATTGGAAAAATAAAAGGAGATTTTGATTACTATAAAAACCCAAAATTCTTTGAAAGTGATTCAAATATCGAAAAATTATTTGAAAAAACGGAAAATAATCCCTTAAGATGCCCTTCAAAAAATAGCGATGAAATGAAAAATTATGTACTTGATGCAATGGATAAAAAAGACAGCGTTGGAGGAATAATTGAAATAATTATAAAAGGAATTCCTCAAGGAGTTGGAAATCCAGTATTCAATAAATTAGAAGGAAAACTTGGAAGTGCATTCATTGGAATTAATGCCGTGAAAGGATTTGAAATAGGCAGAGGTTTTGAATCTTCAGAATTATATGGAAGCGAAATGAATGACGAATATTATATTGATGAAAATTCAATAAATGAAAAAACTAACAATGCTGGAGGAATTATTGGTGGAATTAGTACCGGTTCTCCAGTTGTCATTAGGGTTTCAATAAAACCTACCCCCTCAATTTCAAAAATTCAAGACAGTGTAAATTTAATATCAAATGAAACTGAAAAAATCGAAATTGGCGGCCGACACGACCCGATAATCGTTCCAAGAGTAATTCCTGTACTCGAATCAATGGCTGCAATAACGGTTGCAGATTTAATGATTTCAGGAGGATATATTCACCCTTGCAGACTATAA
- a CDS encoding 50S ribosomal protein L13: MVVVNAENAVVGRLASYVAKLALSGEEITVVNAEKAIMTGNKEYIFQKYVQLRTRKSISNPKKMGPKYPRRPDDIVRRVIRGMLPYKKPRGVEAFKKIKIEVGVPEGVSIDINLGSAPNTIKYVTVGELSQFLGAKF; the protein is encoded by the coding sequence ATGGTTGTTGTAAACGCTGAAAATGCAGTTGTTGGAAGATTAGCTTCATACGTTGCTAAACTTGCACTAAGCGGTGAAGAAATAACCGTTGTAAACGCTGAAAAAGCAATTATGACTGGAAACAAAGAATACATATTCCAAAAATATGTACAACTCAGAACAAGAAAAAGTATTTCAAACCCTAAAAAAATGGGTCCAAAATACCCTAGAAGACCTGACGACATCGTAAGAAGAGTTATCAGAGGAATGCTTCCCTACAAAAAACCTAGAGGAGTAGAAGCTTTCAAAAAAATTAAAATTGAAGTTGGAGTTCCTGAAGGGGTTTCTATCGATATTAACTTAGGTAGCGCACCAAATACAATCAAATATGTAACCGTTGGAGAATTAAGCCAATTCTTAGGTGCTAAATTCTAA
- a CDS encoding DNA-directed RNA polymerase subunit N: MIFPIRCFSCGNVISEVYEEYRTRLKNGENPEEILNDLEIKKYCCRRMFASHRLDNDRELFDDIVEYK, from the coding sequence GTGATATTTCCAATCAGATGTTTTTCTTGTGGGAATGTAATTTCTGAAGTTTATGAAGAATACAGAACTAGACTCAAAAATGGCGAAAACCCAGAAGAAATTTTAAACGATTTAGAAATCAAAAAATACTGTTGTAGAAGAATGTTCGCATCCCACAGATTGGACAATGACAGAGAATTATTTGACGACATAGTCGAATACAAATAA
- the selB gene encoding selenocysteine-specific translation elongation factor — protein MDFKNINLGIFGHIDHGKTTLSKVLTEIASTSAHDKLPESQKRGITIDIGFSAFKLENYRITLVDAPGHADLIRAVVSAADIIDLALIVVDAKEGPKTQTGEHMLILDHFNIPIIVVITKSDNAGTEEIKRTEMIMKSILQSTHNLKNSSIIPISAKTGFGVDELKNLIITTLNNAEIIRNTESYFKMPLDHAFPIKGAGTVVTGTINKGIVKVGDELKVLPINMSTKVRSIQYFKESVMEAKAGDRVGMAIQGVDAKQIYRGCILTSKDTKLQTVDKIVAKIKISDIFKYNLTPKMKVHLNVGMLIVPAVAVPFKKVTFGKTEENIILNEVISGNECYCAFELEEKVLAEVGDRVLITRLDLPPTTLRICGHGLIEEFKPIKDLNIKKEVLREGKVKIDKGRTVIDGLAQSKVAAEKLIGEEISIEGKDIVGKIKGTFGTKGLLTAEFSGNVENRDKVILNRLRRWG, from the coding sequence ATGGACTTTAAAAATATTAATCTTGGAATTTTTGGACACATCGATCACGGAAAAACGACGCTTTCAAAAGTTTTAACTGAAATTGCATCAACTTCGGCACACGATAAACTGCCAGAATCTCAAAAACGTGGAATTACAATAGATATCGGTTTTTCAGCATTTAAACTTGAAAATTATCGTATAACTTTAGTTGATGCACCCGGACACGCTGATTTAATTAGGGCTGTAGTAAGTGCTGCAGATATAATCGATCTTGCATTGATTGTGGTTGATGCAAAAGAAGGGCCAAAAACACAGACTGGGGAACACATGTTAATTCTCGACCACTTTAACATTCCAATAATCGTTGTGATTACAAAGTCTGATAATGCAGGAACTGAAGAGATCAAAAGAACTGAAATGATTATGAAGTCCATTTTACAATCAACACACAATTTAAAAAACAGTTCAATCATTCCAATTTCCGCAAAAACTGGATTTGGTGTGGATGAACTTAAAAATTTGATTATAACTACGTTGAATAATGCAGAAATTATTAGAAATACTGAAAGCTATTTTAAAATGCCGCTTGACCACGCATTTCCTATAAAAGGGGCCGGAACTGTTGTAACTGGAACTATTAACAAGGGAATTGTAAAAGTAGGTGATGAATTAAAAGTTCTTCCAATAAATATGTCTACGAAAGTTAGGAGTATACAGTATTTCAAAGAAAGTGTTATGGAAGCAAAAGCGGGTGACAGAGTTGGAATGGCAATTCAGGGAGTTGATGCAAAACAGATCTATCGAGGATGTATTTTAACTTCAAAAGATACTAAATTACAGACTGTTGATAAAATAGTTGCTAAAATAAAAATTTCAGATATTTTTAAGTACAATTTAACTCCAAAAATGAAAGTTCATTTGAATGTTGGAATGTTGATAGTTCCTGCAGTTGCAGTTCCGTTTAAAAAAGTTACATTTGGCAAAACGGAAGAAAATATAATTTTAAATGAAGTAATTTCGGGAAACGAATGCTACTGCGCATTTGAACTCGAAGAAAAGGTTTTAGCAGAAGTTGGAGATAGGGTATTAATTACAAGGCTTGATCTTCCACCAACAACACTTAGAATTTGCGGTCATGGTTTAATCGAGGAATTTAAACCAATAAAAGACTTAAATATTAAAAAAGAAGTACTGCGTGAAGGAAAAGTTAAAATCGATAAGGGAAGAACCGTAATCGATGGGCTGGCTCAATCAAAGGTTGCAGCTGAAAAATTAATCGGTGAAGAAATATCTATTGAAGGAAAAGATATTGTTGGAAAAATAAAAGGAACTTTTGGAACGAAGGGTCTTTTAACTGCAGAATTTAGCGGAAATGTTGAAAACCGTGACAAGGTAATATTAAACAGGCTTAGAAGATGGGGTTAA
- the mvk gene encoding mevalonate kinase, producing MNTIKTPSKIILFGEHAVVDGYPAISMALDLKTTGEIEENFDTISIDLVDLNEIFEITPELIKNLEISNFSPALKYVVCAVKSVIFYLSEFKNLKEIKPFKLKLYSEIPLSCGLGSSASVVVTVIRSISNFYGIELDNDETINLAYSVEKEVQGRASVTDTATISLGGMIEIVNGEYKPMPKNLEEFIKTCKFLVVNVEERTRKTAELVHDVSKHPEKEQIFEEIGKIIQNVRQVTGKAELGKLMNENHELLRKFGISTEKLDLVAKAGQKYAYGGKLTGAGGGGSAIILLKEDREELLKELKKIGVIGIYECKMAN from the coding sequence ATGAATACGATAAAAACCCCCTCAAAAATTATACTATTTGGAGAACACGCGGTAGTTGACGGATATCCGGCAATTTCAATGGCACTTGATTTAAAAACAACTGGCGAAATTGAAGAAAATTTTGATACAATTTCAATAGATCTTGTAGATTTAAATGAAATTTTTGAAATAACTCCTGAATTAATTAAGAATTTAGAAATTTCAAATTTCAGCCCTGCATTAAAGTATGTGGTTTGTGCTGTAAAATCTGTAATATTTTATTTATCCGAATTTAAAAATTTAAAAGAGATAAAGCCTTTTAAATTAAAATTATATTCTGAAATACCGCTTAGTTGTGGATTGGGATCATCTGCATCCGTAGTTGTAACAGTTATCCGTTCGATTTCAAATTTTTATGGGATTGAATTAGATAATGATGAAACAATAAATCTTGCATACTCTGTTGAAAAAGAAGTTCAGGGTAGAGCAAGTGTAACGGACACTGCAACGATTTCACTTGGGGGTATGATTGAAATTGTAAACGGCGAGTACAAACCAATGCCTAAAAACTTGGAAGAATTTATAAAAACTTGCAAATTTCTGGTTGTAAATGTTGAAGAGAGAACTAGAAAAACTGCAGAACTTGTACATGACGTTTCAAAGCACCCTGAAAAAGAGCAAATTTTTGAAGAAATTGGAAAAATAATTCAAAATGTAAGGCAAGTTACAGGCAAAGCAGAACTTGGAAAATTGATGAATGAAAACCACGAACTACTTCGAAAATTTGGAATTTCAACTGAAAAATTAGATTTGGTTGCAAAAGCAGGTCAAAAATACGCTTACGGGGGAAAATTAACTGGTGCCGGAGGAGGGGGTTCTGCAATAATACTTTTAAAAGAAGATCGAGAAGAACTTTTAAAAGAACTAAAAAAAATAGGCGTAATTGGAATTTACGAATGTAAAATGGCTAATTAA